CCTGCGCTGTTCCATCTGTTGAAGGATTTTAGTATCTATATCTGATTCTACCTGATCGGGGTCATCATCATCTATGTCTTCCTCAATCCCTTTTGAAAGCGAAACTCTGAGGTTTTTTGCTGCTTCACCGCTCTGTGAGGAGTGTGCTTCGTCGATAATCACAGCAAATTTCTTGCTTTTGAGTTTGCCGATCTGTTCGGCAATCACGCTAAATTTCTGAATCGTCGAGATGATGATGTCTTTGCCAGATTCAAGGAAACCCCTGAGTTGCACTGAATTCTTGTCAACAGCATGAACCACACCTTCAACCTGTCCTACCTGCTTAATTGTGTCCTGAAGCTGCTTGTCAAGTATCAGTCGATCTGTCACAACGATGATGGAATCGAAAATCCGATTGGTATGGGTCTCGGAACGGTACAGATGCGTCAGCAGGTGCGCCAACCATGCGATGGAGTTCGACTTCCCGCTCCCTGTAGTGTGTTGGATAAGGTAGTTATTTCCAACTCCCTCTTTCTTGATAGCCTTCTCCAATTGATGAATCACATCAAGTTGATGGTATCGCGGGAAAACGAGGACACGGGATTTTTCATCTCTCACCGCACTAATCTTGTCGTCGTAGACCTTTTCTACAGTTTCCTGCTCATGGATAAAGTTGTTGATTAACGCCATCAGGTTATCGGGGTGTAGGATGTCCTCCCAGAGGTAAGCGGTTTTGTGACTGTCCGGGTTCACAGGGTTTTCGATACCCTTGTTAAACGGAAAGAAGCGTGTCTTGCCTCCCAGCAAGTGCGTTGTCATGGAAATTTTCTCGTTGCCCACGGCAAAGTGAACCAGACACCGCTTGAATCGGAACAAGGGTTCCCTCGTATCCCGGGACGTACAGTACTGCTTCTCCGCATCCGTGAAGACCTGCCCGGTGAGGCTGTTCTTGAGCTCCATCGTCACCAGTGGCAGACCGTTGAGAAACAGCACCATATCCAGCGATTTCTCGTTCTTCTCTGAATAATGTAGTTGCCGAACCAGAGTAAATCGGTTCTGATCGTAGAGTTCTTTGTGCTTGGGGTTCATGCCGCTCGACGGACGGAAGTAGGTCAAATCAAAGGCGCATCCGCGATCCTTAATGCCTTTCCGTAGCACGTCCAGCACGCCTCGACTCTTAACCTGATTGCTGATACGAAGCATGAGTTTCTGCGGTGTGTCTTCCTTGTACTGACGTTCCAGTTTCTGATAGGCTTCGAGTTGCGTCATCTGAATAAACCGTAGCGTCTCATTGGGTATCAGGCAGAGGGGTTTATTATAATGGGGAGATTGTAATGACCGGTAGCCCGACTGATTCAGATGTGCTTCGATGTGATCTTCAAATCTTTGTTCTGTATACGTCGGCATGGTCTAAACCTTGTTAAGCAGATGAAGGTTGCTGCTGCATCATAGGGTCCCGTAACTCCGAGTTATCATCCTATCAATTGCTTCAGGTCGACTTCAAGGAGGAATGCGTATCTATTTCCTCTAAACTTTGCGCGGTCATGGCTTGTTCTAAGAGTGTGTCGAGGCGTGTTAGGTTGTGGATGTTGCGGATTTCACGTGAAAGCGTTTCCGGCACGTTCTGAAATTGGAGCTGCAGGAGTTTGAGGACTGCGTCCTGTATACCTTCCACTTTACCTTCCACTTTACCTTCCACTTTACCTTCCGCTTTACCTTGTTCGATGCCTTCCGCTTTGCCTTGTTCGATGAGAAATTCGGCTGTTGTCTGTGCCATTGTTTCTAACTCCTTTGGGTCTTGAAAAGTATAACATAGAAACACCAAAAAATCAACGTTATATAGCGAAATGCTGCGACAGGCTGCGATAGGCTGCGAATTTTTCAGGGTTTTTTGAAAATACATAACATATATTAAGTATTAACACCTGCGAAAAGGACAACAGAAAAAACGGACAATTGAGTACCCCTGTATCGCACGCCGAATGAAAAAAATAGGGGCTAAACTTCGTTTCGGACATCTATCTTGCCGGTCACTGCTTCGGAGATGAGGGATTGACGGTATTCTTTGAGGCGTTCAATCTTTCGCTGCTCTGCGGCTATCAGTTCGTCAATCTGCTCGGTTTTGTCGTCAAGGAAGTTAGCGATTTGGAGTTTCTCCTGATCTAAAGGTATAGGGATTTTTGTATTCAGAATATCATCAACAGCCGTTCGCGGCATTTTTGCCCCGTAAGATATAGAATCGCAGTATTCAATGAAGCAATTGGATAGCATCAAATAGAAAAGATATTTATTCATACATTGTAAAGTAGGTCTTATGACTATCATTTCACCAAGAGAGTACCCATCACATTTTGCAAAGACTACTTTGCTAAGATAGACACGAATTTTGTTAAATAGCACATCCCCATCTTGAAATTTCACACCAACTGCATCGTAAGAACTATAAAAATCGAGGACTTTGCCGGTTTCCGATTCAACATTTTCAGGTGAAATTTTTATGGCATCTGTCTCAGGAGTAGATTTTTCACTTACAAGAGTTGCAACGTGTTTTATTTTCTCTATTTTCCAATGTGCTGGTATCTCGCCAATCCATTCCACATCCGACGGTTTCATTCCCACATTCGGGTCAAGTCCCTTTGTCACAGCCTTATTTATCAGTGTAGTGCGTTGTTCCTGCAGCAGTTCTATCTGTCGTTCTTTGATGCGGATGAGTTCGTCGATTTGTTCGGTTTTGCGGTCGAGGAAGGTGGCGATTTGGGTTTGTGTTTGAAGTGGAGGCACACAAACATTGATACTTGCAAAAGTTGATTTATTTACAATAGGAGTTGTTGCTTTATTCGCTACACTATGAAGGACATCTGTTTTGGTTATAAGGAGATAATAGACAAAATATGGATTGTGTTTGTTTTCATTCACCACAATACTGTTTATTTGTTGATTCGTCACACTGGGAACGGTTGTCATGCAAATCTTGCCGATGCTTGCAATACAGGTAACACAAACAGCATTTGGAGGAAGCAAGCGATTTTTATTATATTCATAGCCTTCCTGGGACAAAAAGCGTTCAGTTTGAACGGTGCGAGAATCTATAGTTATGTCCGTCGGGGTAATAAAGGGATAGACATCACCAAAGTACTCCGCGTTCTTTGTTGGTGGAGTATATCCCGTGACGACCTCTCCCAAATTACCAACAGTTATGTTACGCCATGAACTCATACCGCCCCCTTCAAACTATCACCATTCTCTTTATATTCAGGATAACGCTTCATAATTCTACACGTCCTCGCAGTAAGTTTTTACTTTCCTTCTCGAGGACCAACATCTTATCAGCAACTGTTTTAGGTTTTTGACTGTGTTAACCTTTTTCTCTTTGCTTCACGTTCTCGCATTTTTTTCATTATAACCGAGTCATACGATGGCATTCCCAAATATAGTTGTTGTGTGAGATTAGCAAAGACCCTTAGATTCTCAGTTCTTACCCATCCCGAACCTATGAAGTTTTTGTGTTTCCCTCCTTTTTCCTTCCATGATTCTTCTAAAGACATTTCCGCGAACAATTCTGTGCCTGTAAGCACTATCACCGGGGCACGCGTCTGCTTTCTGTCCTTATCATACCTTCGTCCCCATTGTGCTAATTTTCTGATACGGTTAATTTCCTTCTGAGAAAGCTTATCTTTCATCGTAGCAAACACTAATGTGGAGCCCGGAAACGCTTCTGCCAATAATTTCATTTTATTAACATCGTCTGGTGTAAAGGCTTCCTCACCGAAACTTTTAGTTTCGCCAAACACCATCTCAGTAGGATAATTAAGTGCTAATGTCTCTTCGCGCTGATACCATAACATAAAATCAACTTCTACTTTCTCACCCATGGGTAACGTCAACTCTTGACCAGACGACCAAGCCACCTTTGATCCACCTGTTCTGCCTATAATGCTTGCAAAGAAAAGAATTCCCAAGGCTGCTGCATACCCTCCTCCAGCGTAGTCAGGCAGAGCAAACGGTCCCATTAGGCGATAAGCCCATCTGGCATGTTTGCCACCTATGGGATTAGTGATAGGAAAATCAAATTGCTTTAAGCAGAAACTACAGGTTAATAAGTAATCAAGCTGCGTAATTGAATACCAACTCCACTTGCTGCACTTACTACATTTTAGTTCTAATCCGAGCTCAACAACCTTTCGTTCCACCAAATTCTCAAAAATTCTCTTTTTCCAATTCTTGTTACCGATTGCATTACCAATCTTGTTCTCAAATTCTTTATAATGGGCGGTTTTGGTAATGGACCTTCTTGATATTTCATTGAGCAACTCAATAACACCCTTATGGGCTATGCAGCTGACCCCTGCACTGCCTCCCAAGGTCTCAATTATCTGCTGTGTTGCGCTACCTGCATCAGAAAGGGTAGCAGACGCTTGTTTGCCATTAAGCCATTGATTAAATGCAGTGGTTCCATCAACTAAGTCCCATTGCTCGGAAGAATCCCTATATTTAGGGAAAATAACCAACCCTTCGGTAGTCGGTAGAAGTGGTTCCATTCTGAATCTGAATTTGGGAAAAATGGGGTTTCTATAATCGCACGGAAAAACTGTCGTTATCTGATCTGCATAACCCCAGTCTTGTAACCTGACAACATTTGCCACACGATATTGATTGCCATATTCATTGGCAAATTCTGGAAAAAGGGTATCAAATCGAATTTCAGGATTATCCCTGCTGATCTGTACATCCATGTTTTTTTTCTCAGCTTCCAAGGTTGGACGTGTGGTTCTAAATATCTTTTCTGATTTTTTGCCCCAAATAGATGGGTACCACGTTTGTATTGTGTTAGCACCCTTTTTATCAACACGAAGGTAATTCCTATGTATTTCTTCTATGTCATCCTCAGGTATAGAACGTGAGTACATTGAGGTAAGACTGAGCCTAATTTTTTCTGCATCACCGCGTAGAGAGTGATAATTATCCAGAATGAGTTTCTTACAAAACGGTGAAAGCTCCTTAATCCATTGAATAGGAACTGGGAGAACATGTTCATGTACCGCACGTAAATTCCAGAAATCAACAAGGTCTCTCGATTTTTTTGCGTCTAATATGAATAGTCTGATATCTCCAAGATCATGAAAATCTATCCGAAGTTTTGCACAACATATCCCTACAGCAGAACTATATCCAGATTGATACAATTCTGAGAGCACAGCAGCATCTAATAATTTATGCTCCGGGTTGAATACACCTTTGTAATTATGTTCAAAATACCCAAGTCCTTCTTGAGTTGGAAAGCTGCCGAAATTAGCAGCAACAAAACCCACAAAAGCACGCTCTTTTGGCTCGACATGGACCATATTGCGTTGATGACGAAGTTCAAAACGAAATTCTTCCTGATACAACTCCGAATATAGATCATGAACGCTCAAACCGAATTTATTCCAACGTTCTTCTTCTGATTTTTCCAGAATATCTGAAAGTTGTAGTACCCTCTCTGAATCATAACCGAATCCATCCGCTAACCCTTCCTCTGCCTCAACAAGGAAATCGGGTTCAAAGAAATCAAGATAACCGTTGATAATTTGCTTAGCGTTTTCAAAACGAAAACCGTGTCTTTCCCACCAAGATGGTACGCGGTTAAAAAAAGGGATAATAGGGTTGAATATACCGCCCCACAAACATGTATTGATACGAAAAATCTCAATTATCTTTTTCTTATCATCCGGACGAACCAAAAATCCAAACCGAATGGGTCGAAGGCGTATATCAACACGAATATTGTTCACTTAATCCACCTGACTCTTGTTCTTATACTAAGGATAACGCAAGTTACCACCTTTTATACACATAGCACTCTACGGGGTGCAGCCGCGTGAATATGCCGTTTTCTATAGACGTACCCCCCTGTGGGGTGGGAAAGTGCGTGAAAAACCTCGTCAAAGCACCTAAAATTCGTTAGTAGTAACTTGGGGTAAAGATAGTTAGAAAAACTCTTTCAAACCACTTATTACCGTTGTAATTATGAATATCCAACGGTATCCAGGCTCGGTTAAAAGCGTTGGATTTAAAGAAAAGATAAAAAATATAACAAGACCTGCTATGCCCACGGTTAATTTGACTTTTTCCAATACACTTCTTCTTCTGTAGAATAGTTTTTGCTTGATGTCTATAAGAAAACGGTATTTTCCTTGTAATCTAAACCATACTTCTTTTAGATAATTTATTTTTACTTTTTTATATACACTTAATCTTACATCCGTGTCTTCTAGCGTATTATCTATTTTTGAAGGGTACGATTTGTTTTTGAAGTCCTCTATAGTAAGTGGTTGGTTTTTACACCTAATAAGATTGTAATACTTCCCTATATATTCTGGTTCCGGTTCAGTTTCTGGTTCGGGATAAGAAAATTGGATTAATTCCCCTACTCTTAAATCCATCATACGGCAAATTGTTATTAATGATGCAAATCTTTTACTCCTTTTTTTAATATAAGATACCTCCTCGAATTTTCGTGCTTCCTCCGTTGAACGCACTCCTATTGTCGTAAAGCAAGACGTTTTTATTTTTAAATTAGAGTGTTTAACAGAAATAATTTCTGCCTCTATTAAAAAATCATAAAGACTAGGCTGAAGATCTTTTGCTTCTCTATAGGGGCTCGTTATTTTTTTACAATGACCATACATTGGTGTGGTACCAGATTGTAAACGGGTAATTTTGAGAATTTTCGCTGTGTACTCCATCATTACCTTCTTTTGTTCGTTTTTATCTTTAGGCAAACAATCTATATCCGAATCTTCAGCTTTTTTAAATTTGCTAAAATGTGTTGTGAATGTATTCTGATATGTGCGACCATCTATTGATCTATTTAGAGTTATTACTCTAATACTCGTACCATCAGATGTTGATAAATACGCGTCCACGTGCCCAACTTCATTATGAGAGTTATTTTCATTGAAACAAATAACTTTGGTGCCAAGTGGAAATTCATTCATAACCTGTCCCAGCTCTTCCATATATTCTTTCGTATTCATCTTATTTTCCTCTTTAGTTTCGTACGTTTTCTTACAATGAAGGTTTTTCAGATACTACCTTTTTCTTAGGCTTTTCGACTGTGTACTGCCATCGGATGAAGTGCCATCGCTTATTCAGACCACAAAATTAGCAAAGTTAAGACAAGTTTTTTTACTCAAATTCGACCGGTGTCAATACCGTAACGCTGAGTGAGGGTGTTTCTTGTATTCGATAGGCCTTTTTCGCTAAACGCTGTTATAGACATTCTTAAGAAATCCGCAGAAACACCCTATCAAAGACCCCAAGGAAATAAACCCTACGGGACTGAAGAGGGTTTTGAAGTCTTCAAGGGTTCCGCAGAGTATCCGGTTCGGTTAGGGGATTTAGTCTGGGAATAGACTAAATCCATTCCTTGTATTACATTCCGAACCTACCGGGCCTGGGTCTGAGACGGTTGTTTTTCTTAAATTGACACTTATGATTGTGTTTTGTAGTTATGAAGGATCGTCCATTTTTGGCGAAGGTATTGATTCTTGAGAGTTGTTATTATTAGGATTTGGTGGCGGCGGGTCGTTAAAGGGGAGTCCTTTTTCTGCTGCTACCTGTCTTCGTTTTTCCCAATCTGCGTGCCAAGCACGATATATCTCGGCTTTGGCTTGCTCAATAACTTTTGCAATGCCCTGCTCAATACCCATTACGATGCCCTGTTCAATAGTTTTATCAGTGTCTTTTGCAATGTCTTGCTCAACACCTATTGCTTTAGCTTGCTGAATAACTTTTTCAATGTCTTTTGCAATGCCCTTCTGAATAATTTTTGCTTTGGCTTGCTCAATAACTTTTTCAATGTCTTTGGCAATGTCTCGCTCAATATCTATTGCAATGCCCTGTTCAACAATTTTTGCAATATTTTTTATAATGTCTTGCTGAATAACTTTTGTTTTGCCTATTATTCTGCCTTCCTCAAATCCTACTGCAAAGCCTTGCTCAAAGCCTTTTTCAAAAAGCGTTTCTGCTGTTGATTTTATCATATTATTTTCCTCTGAGTGCTGTCCATTCAACTTGGATTCTAACACATTGGACGTTACAATACAAGTTAACATGAGTATAGAAAAAATGCAGTTCCTGTAGGTTGGGTTGAACGGAGACCACCAAAACCGTGAAAATCATAGAAAAACACAACTTTCTCCAGATACACCACATCCATCAGAGACCGAGTGAAACCCAACGCTTTGGCTTTGAAGTCTCCTGGACGCTGGGCGCGTAAAGTTGGGTTTCACTCCATTCGTGGATAGATATGACTGGATATTGATTTTCAAGTATGTATGGCATATCAACGTCCGATCTCAACGCCATTCAACCCAACCTACGGGACTGAACGCTAAGATCTAAACCCTCATCATTAGTTTTTCAAGTCGCGGCCGAAATACCGCATAGAATTTTTCAAGCATATCAACCAACCATTCGTGTTGATTGTGCCAATCTTTTTCATCGGTAGAATCTGCATCTTGATTCCTGAAAGCCACGCGTTTCTCAGATTTTGCTAATGAGAGACGCCGCTCCAAAAGATGTGAAAATTGAACGAAGGATATGAAAAGGGGGCATGGATCCATTGTTTATAGCGTCTGAAAGAAACTTCGGATCAATACCAACTCGTTCTGAAACGCTAAGAATCCCACCTTGTGCTTCTATAACATTTTTTATTCCCTTAAGAAAAAATGCCTTGTCGCCATCCTCTAAATATTCTTCAAGAGAAACTTCAAGGTAGCCGATAACATCTTCTGGATCAGAAAGACGTTCTATTAAAATTTCATGCCACGTTCTAAATCGTTCCATCATCACATTCCTATCTCCATATTCAAGACCCTTTGCTGAGCGAGTCAGAGGCATTTAGTTTTTTCTTTTTTAGCGTGATGCACGTTGCATCTGGGGTGTTTTTGCAATGTAATACAAGGAATGGATTTAGTCTATTCCCAGACTAAATCCGGTATTTCTGCGTATTGCTGGGGCGTTTCTTCAAGTACGCCGCAAAACTTTTAGTTTGCGCCTTCAGATGCTTCAGGAAATGTGACGCGCCCGTATATCTCCTGCAAGGGTAATTCGCACTGAAGAGAAGTTAACGGAAGGTGCTGCTCAAGTTCTTGAAAGAAAGTGTAACTCCAGTCATCACGCTTTCGCAGAAAACGTTCAACGTTCACGCTATCTTGTGAAACAAGGATATATTCTTTCAAGGCATCAAGCTGTCGGTAGCGCGAGAATTTTTCACCTCTGTCATAGCCCTCGGTACTCGGGGAGAGTACCTCTACAATAACAATCGGGTTCAGAAGTGTGTCAAAAACATCGTCTTCAAAACGCGGTTCGTCACAGACGACACCTACATCAGGGTAAAAGTAGGATTTTGCTGAAGGGATACCGACACGCATTTCATTCGCAAAAACGACACAACTGCTTTCTGTCAAGCGATTGTGAAGTTGAACAAAGATATTCCCTTTAATAAGATTATGTGTAAAACTTGCACCGGACATAGCGATAATTTCACCTTGGATGTATTCGTTTCTGACTGTGTTCGCGTCAGGTTTTGCTTTACGTTCTAAAGTGATGTACTCTTCTGGACTAAGGTATGTTTGGACAGCATTTATCGCCATGATTTCCTCCGTTTACATCTGGGAAAGCGGATGAAGATTAAAATTTTTTAACCTTAAAATATTATACCACACTTTCTACTTTTTACCATGTAAATTATGAATCCCGATCTACTCTATTCCCTTCTTTATACCAGAGACTTCATAACCCCAACACCTCATTCAGCAAGCCTTCACTTTTCCGCTCCAGTGCCAGTATTTCATCGGCAATCTCTTTGAGTGATCGCAGCGGTGTGTACTGGTAGAAATACCGATTGAAGTTGATCTCGTAGCCGACCTTATCCTTTTTCCTGTCTATCCAACTATCTGGTACGTGCGGTTTGACTTCGCGTTGGTAGTAATCTTCGATATTTTCCGTGAGCGGAACGCGTTCATGGTCACGCAGTGCTGTATCCGGTTTCGGGTTGCCTTGCTTATCCGTGACAATGACTTCTGTTTCCTCTCCGAGAATTTCTTGCTTTTCAATTAGCGGTCTCTCAACCGTCACTTTCGTGTAGCCGAAAAAGTCGTTTGGATAGATTTTGCTGTGTTCGGTCTCTTCAAAGTTGGTATACAGTTCGGCGATCTGACGGATATGGCTATCGGAAATGAGAGCGTTCTTGGCTCCGAGATTCCTTTTCATCTCGTCGTGGAAGTCAACGGCATTGATGAGTTGGATATGACCTTGTCGTGCCTCGGATTTTCGGTTTGTTAAGATCCAGATGTAGGTGGCGATACTGGTGTTGAAAAAGAGTTTCTCGGGCAGCGCGATAATACACTCCAGATAGTCGTTTTCGATGATCCATCGTCGGATTTCACTCTCACCGCTACCGGCATCACCCGTAAAGAGCGGCGATCCGTTAAAGACGATGCCGACGCGGCTCCCGCGGTCTTCCATCTTGGAAAGCATGTGTTGCAGGAACAACAACGCCCCATCCGAGGAACGCGGCGTACCGGCAGAGAATCTGCCGTTGGCGGTTTGTGCTTCCGCTTTCACCGCGGCTTCATCGGATTTCCAACTCACACCGAAGGGCGGATTTGTAATCATATAGTCAAAGCGTTGCCCTTGAAATTGGTCATTAGAGAGACTGGAGCCGTGTTGGATACTGTCGGGATCCTCTCCGGTGATGAGCATATCCGACTTACAGATTGCATAGGTTTGGGCGTTCAGTTCCTGACCTAACAGCCGAATATCGGCATCGGGGTTAATCTGCTCGCGGAAGTATTTCTTCCCTATGGTCAACATGCCGCCTGTCCCACAACACGGGTCAAAGATACTGCGGATAACGCCCTGCTCGCGCAGGTTTTCACGGTGTTCCGCAAACAGCAGCGAGACCAATAACTGCACGACATCCCGCGGTGTGTAGTGCTCCCCGCTGGTTTCGTTGGACATCTCAGAGAATTTGCGGAGCAGTTCCTCAAAGACCAGTCCCATCGTGCGGTTATCTACCTGATTTGGGTGCAGATCGACCTCAGTAAACTTATCACAGAAGATGAACAACCGGTTGTTTTGGTTCAATCGCTCAATAAACCGATCGAGATTGAAGTTCTCAATGATGTCGCGCACGTCTTGACTGAATCCGTTGAGGTAATTCTCAAAGTTGAGATGGATGTTGGTCGGGTCCTCTGTCAGTCGAGAGAGGTCGTATTGGGAGGTGTTATAGAAACTGGCGTTTATCTCTTTGAGGATAATCGGTGGTAGTGCTTCTTCAGGTACGTGATCTTTGAATTGATTGTAGGTCTGGATCGCTTTATCTTTTCGATCGTCTTCGTCTAAGATGCAGTCCAATCGGCGGAGCACGAGAAACGGGAGGGTGATGTCGCCGTATTCGTGTGGTTTGAACAGTCCTCTGAGTACATCATCGGCTACAGTCCAAACGAGATTTGCCAGTTCTTGATAATTTGCCATAGGCTTCCTTCTTTTTGTAATACTATCAATAAGTTAAAACAATAACAGATTTCAACGAAAAAATCCAGTCAAAACATCAAATGGGCAAAGCCACTCATTTCGACGTCTTATCACGAAAATCATATAAATCCCATCAATCACAGTTCAGATTCCGAGCTGCAGCGGACTCGTACACATGCGACGCGCATTATCACGCTTTGTAGCCGTCCCGAAAAAATAAATTTGAACTCTCATATTATATATGTTATCATATATACATATACTCGAATTAATTAAAAATATCTAAGGTATTAAAGGCGTATAGCGCGTAGATTCTGATGAGCACCCTCAAAACCGGATAGCAAAAATAAATCGTTGCCGACGATTGACTGACAACCAAACCAAATGTTACACTTTTCGCCAAATTATTTTTTTTTCAAAATGACAAGCAACAGCAAAATTGCCTCTAAACCCTTACAGTGACTGGCTTTATACCGATAATCAATTTACATCAAATGTTACACTGGTGTAACATTTTTACGACTTACCTACTCTCTCTTAAAATCCACCTACCGCTCTCAAGAAACACCCCAGCAAAACCGCTATCGCACAAGTGTTATTATATTGTTAATTTATTTTTAACTCTAAATTTTACTATAAGTTTTCAGAGAACGACATTTATAGTAAAGTTTAGAATTAATAGAACACTCTGTGTAGGTTCGGTTAGGATGCAGGTCGCAAGAAACACCCCAGCAAAAACACCCCCCTTTATCCCCCCTTATCAGGGGGCAGGCGTGTACGCCGCAAAACCGAACCTACCGGGGGATGTAAAGTGTTTCTTCATTTTTAGGTTCACTATATTATTTGCTGCGCTGTGAACTACATCCAGCCAATGGAAAACGGAATCCTTGACGAAAAGTGCTGTTGGACGTATAATAATAGCATGACACGAGGCATCTTTATTACTGGCACAGGGACAGAAATTGGGAAAACTGTGATCGCTGGCGGTCTCGCTGCTGCGCTCAAACAGGCGGGGACAAACGTAGGCGTGATGAAACCGATTAGCAGTGGTGATACTGCTGATGCACGGTTTCTCAAGCACGCTGTACAGGTTGACGATGACCTCTCTCTGATTAACCCAATCCATCTCCGGCATCCTTTGGCACCGTCCGTTGCAGCGAGGATGGAAAATATAGAAATAGACCTGTCCCGCGTTGAGACTGCTTTCGCTGAACTCCAACAGCGATACGATTTCGTGATAGTGGAGGGTGTCGGTGGGATTGCGGTGCCAATCCGCGACGATTTTCTCGTTGCCCAACTTATCAAGCAACTCAAACTCCCGATACTCATTGTCGCCACTGTTGGTTTAGGTACACTCAACCACACACTTTTAACCGTCGCATTCGCTCAGCAGTTTAATATCCCAATTGCGGGTATTGTGCTTAATGGGCTCCGTTCAGAGAGTGCCGGACTCGCTGAAGCGACAAACCCAGTCGAAATCGAGAAATTGACGGGCATCGCAGTAGTCGGTGTCGTCCCATACCAGAAACAGCTGGATACGCCTCATCCGGATTTAGAGTTTTTGGCAAAATTTACGAACCAGCATATCGCATGGAGGAAATTAGGAATACCTTAAAATGGATACCGCTATTGTTCTCG
The sequence above is a segment of the Candidatus Poribacteria bacterium genome. Coding sequences within it:
- a CDS encoding class I SAM-dependent DNA methyltransferase; translation: MANYQELANLVWTVADDVLRGLFKPHEYGDITLPFLVLRRLDCILDEDDRKDKAIQTYNQFKDHVPEEALPPIILKEINASFYNTSQYDLSRLTEDPTNIHLNFENYLNGFSQDVRDIIENFNLDRFIERLNQNNRLFIFCDKFTEVDLHPNQVDNRTMGLVFEELLRKFSEMSNETSGEHYTPRDVVQLLVSLLFAEHRENLREQGVIRSIFDPCCGTGGMLTIGKKYFREQINPDADIRLLGQELNAQTYAICKSDMLITGEDPDSIQHGSSLSNDQFQGQRFDYMITNPPFGVSWKSDEAAVKAEAQTANGRFSAGTPRSSDGALLFLQHMLSKMEDRGSRVGIVFNGSPLFTGDAGSGESEIRRWIIENDYLECIIALPEKLFFNTSIATYIWILTNRKSEARQGHIQLINAVDFHDEMKRNLGAKNALISDSHIRQIAELYTNFEETEHSKIYPNDFFGYTKVTVERPLIEKQEILGEETEVIVTDKQGNPKPDTALRDHERVPLTENIEDYYQREVKPHVPDSWIDRKKDKVGYEINFNRYFYQYTPLRSLKEIADEILALERKSEGLLNEVLGL
- a CDS encoding Uma2 family endonuclease is translated as MAINAVQTYLSPEEYITLERKAKPDANTVRNEYIQGEIIAMSGASFTHNLIKGNIFVQLHNRLTESSCVVFANEMRVGIPSAKSYFYPDVGVVCDEPRFEDDVFDTLLNPIVIVEVLSPSTEGYDRGEKFSRYRQLDALKEYILVSQDSVNVERFLRKRDDWSYTFFQELEQHLPLTSLQCELPLQEIYGRVTFPEASEGAN
- the bioD gene encoding dethiobiotin synthase, producing the protein MENGILDEKCCWTYNNSMTRGIFITGTGTEIGKTVIAGGLAAALKQAGTNVGVMKPISSGDTADARFLKHAVQVDDDLSLINPIHLRHPLAPSVAARMENIEIDLSRVETAFAELQQRYDFVIVEGVGGIAVPIRDDFLVAQLIKQLKLPILIVATVGLGTLNHTLLTVAFAQQFNIPIAGIVLNGLRSESAGLAEATNPVEIEKLTGIAVVGVVPYQKQLDTPHPDLEFLAKFTNQHIAWRKLGIP
- a CDS encoding restriction endonuclease subunit S, which translates into the protein MSSWRNITVGNLGEVVTGYTPPTKNAEYFGDVYPFITPTDITIDSRTVQTERFLSQEGYEYNKNRLLPPNAVCVTCIASIGKICMTTVPSVTNQQINSIVVNENKHNPYFVYYLLITKTDVLHSVANKATTPIVNKSTFASINVCVPPLQTQTQIATFLDRKTEQIDELIRIKERQIELLQEQRTTLINKAVTKGLDPNVGMKPSDVEWIGEIPAHWKIEKIKHVATLVSEKSTPETDAIKISPENVESETGKVLDFYSSYDAVGVKFQDGDVLFNKIRVYLSKVVFAKCDGYSLGEMIVIRPTLQCMNKYLFYLMLSNCFIEYCDSISYGAKMPRTAVDDILNTKIPIPLDQEKLQIANFLDDKTEQIDELIAAEQRKIERLKEYRQSLISEAVTGKIDVRNEV